The genome window CTCCGGTTATAACTCTAGTGCAATCGTCAGTATTTGTTAGCAATCGTTCTTAGTTCGGTGAGTGTCATGGAGGTCTGCTTAACCTCAAAGACAAAACGCAAGGTAAATGGGAACGGCGACGTTAATGACGCCGCAAATATTTGCCCTGCAACGTCCACGTTTGCCGACTCGGCACTCGCAACATAGAAAGTATCAGTTCTAATGCTCCGTCCAGGCTGGAGCGTTCCACATTCGATCTCAACCCTGCAATGTTCCTTCCCACGATCGACGAAAACTGAGCCGGGACGGTTAATGATGGGGCGAGTGATCTCGGTTTCAGGTTTAGCCAAGATGCTCCGGGTGCGCTCAGGCCTCTCGGGCATTTCCAGATCGTTGATTGCTCTGATGCCCTCTGGAACTGGAATCTGTATTTCAATTCTTACGCTTTCGGCGTTTGACTTCCCAGTATTCTTCACGCACAGACGGACAGGGCGGAAAATGCGCTGCATGAATTCGAAATGCGCTGCCTCTCGCCACAATCTCCGGTTTGGACGTTTCGTTAACGACCACGCGGCGTCTAACCCGAACTGGCTGCCCTGATCGGCCAAGAGCGGAATCGAGTCGTCAGGAGGCATTTGGCAGCGTTCAGATGCAAATGTGACGCCGTTCCCGAGGTCAACTTCACGGTCGATCTCGCAGAAAGTGACGGCAATATCAGCGCTGGCGCCAAGGCTGTGCCGAAGCATCTGCTCTACCTCTGCCGCGTCAGCAGGTCGGTCAGGGTTTGTGCTGCTTCCGCGACGGACGTAGACCATCCCCTTTCGAAGTTTTCCGAAATCCTTCTGCAGATATACTGGCCGTGGCTGATTCGCTTCGAGCTCGATGACCCCCACTTGTTTTCCTTCGAATTGGCAAGCGCGGTAGCGAAATCTTACTGGGCGATTCGTCTTGGCGCTAACAAACTCCTGAAGGGAGTGGTCCTGTAGCTGTTCTACTTCTGGAATTCCTACGACTTCCGCGGGGCGGCCTCCGGAACCCTCTACTGAACCAATAAGGATGTACCCCGGGCTACTGCGCCACGCGTTTGCGAAACCGAGGATGTCCTTCAACAGTTCGCTCTTGTCGTCATCGCTGGCCTTGACGAATCGATACTGTTCTTGCTTGAAGTCCAACGTTGCCCCTTCGGTGCCGTAGAGCAGGCTTCGTATTTCGTCCTCGCCCATCTCGTTTCTCCGAAGAATCAACCACTGGTCCACTAACAACATCACCTGGGGTCAGCCGTGCCGTTTCTGTTGTGGCGATGGGGTGCGCGTCGCAACCGGATCCCCGTGAGGCTCGATCCCAAGATCAAATTGGTGGGAATCGGCCCGTATTCGGA of Planctomyces sp. SH-PL14 contains these proteins:
- a CDS encoding helix-turn-helix domain-containing protein, whose amino-acid sequence is MGEDEIRSLLYGTEGATLDFKQEQYRFVKASDDDKSELLKDILGFANAWRSSPGYILIGSVEGSGGRPAEVVGIPEVEQLQDHSLQEFVSAKTNRPVRFRYRACQFEGKQVGVIELEANQPRPVYLQKDFGKLRKGMVYVRRGSSTNPDRPADAAEVEQMLRHSLGASADIAVTFCEIDREVDLGNGVTFASERCQMPPDDSIPLLADQGSQFGLDAAWSLTKRPNRRLWREAAHFEFMQRIFRPVRLCVKNTGKSNAESVRIEIQIPVPEGIRAINDLEMPERPERTRSILAKPETEITRPIINRPGSVFVDRGKEHCRVEIECGTLQPGRSIRTDTFYVASAESANVDVAGQIFAASLTSPFPFTLRFVFEVKQTSMTLTELRTIANKY